The DNA segment ATCGTGATGATTTGCGGGTGAGTTTAAACTCACCGGGTCAACATAATGCCTTAAATGCCACTGCTGCGGTTGCGGTGGCCACTGAAGATGGCATTGATGATAGTGCAATTGTTACCGCATTAGCTAATTTTGCGGGCACTGCTCGACGCTTTGATATGCTGGGTGAGTTTGATTCAGGTGCCGGTAATGTGATGTTGGTAGACGATTATGGTCATCACCCGACCGAGGTTGATGTTACCATTACTGCAGCACGTGCAGGCTGGCCTGAAAAACGGTTAGTATCGGTATTCCAACCACACCGATATACCCGAACCCGTGATTTGTATGAAGACTTTGCCAACGTGTTATCCAAGGTTGATTTGTTATTCTTATTAGAAGTATACCCAGCAGGTGAAGAGCCAATACCGGGCGCAGATAGCCGCTCATTATGTCGTAGCATTCGACAGCGCGGTATTATTGAGCCTATTTTCGTATCAAGTCCTGATGAATTACCGGCTATTTTAGCGGAGCATTTACAAGACGGTGATTTGGTATTGACCCAAGGTGCTGGTAATGTGGGGACGCTGGCTAAGGAACTAGCTGCAATGGAAATGAATGTTAGTACGATGAAACAATGGAAGAAGTAATCATGAGCGTAACAAGCACTAAAAAAGTAGCGGTATTATTTGGTGGGCATTCTGCCGAACGTGAAGTATCACTAAAATCAGGTGCCGCGGTGACCGCCGGATTACTGCGTGCGGGTGTCGATGCGCATGCATTAGATACTGCTGAGTACGATGTGCATCAACTTGGTCGGGATGGCTTTACCCATGTGTTTATTGCCTTACATGGTCGTGGTGGAGAAGATGGTGTGATGCAAGGCGCATTAGAGCTGATGGGCATTCCGTATACTGGCAGCCGGGTGTTAGGTGCTGCATTAGCGATGGACAAGATCCGAACTAAGCAAATTTGGCAATCGCAAGGTTTACCAACAGCACTATACCGTATTGTGACACCGATTAATTTTAATCCTACAATGGCGAGTGATATTATCGCTGATCTTGGTTCGCCAGTTATCATTAAACCGGCGAAAGAAGGGTCAAGTATTGGCATGGCAAAAGTGCATAATGTGGCAGAGTTAGAAATTGCGGTGAAGGCTGCATTTGCCTATGATAACGAGATCCTCGTTGAGCAATGGATTGAAGGTCCAGAGTTTACTGTGGCTATTCTCGGTGATGAAGTATTACCGGTTATTCAACTTAAAACGCCAAATACCTTTTATGATTACCAAGCTAAGTATCAATCAAATACCACCGAATACTTGTGTCCGGCCCCCATTACCGATGAACAACGTCAGCAATTACAAGCTTATGCATTAAAAGCGTTTCATGCGGTAGCTGCCGAAGGCTGGGGTCGTGTTGATGCCATGCTGGATGCGCAAGGTCAGTTCCAATTACTGGAGGTGAATACGGTGCCAGGTATGACCGAAAAAAGTTTAGTGCCAATGGCTGCGCATGCCGCGGGTTATAACTTTGATACTTTAGTGTCTAAGGTATTAGCGCTCGCGCATTAATCGATGATGACCACCGCGACTGTTACGCCGT comes from the Moritella yayanosii genome and includes:
- a CDS encoding D-alanine--D-alanine ligase: MEEVIMSVTSTKKVAVLFGGHSAEREVSLKSGAAVTAGLLRAGVDAHALDTAEYDVHQLGRDGFTHVFIALHGRGGEDGVMQGALELMGIPYTGSRVLGAALAMDKIRTKQIWQSQGLPTALYRIVTPINFNPTMASDIIADLGSPVIIKPAKEGSSIGMAKVHNVAELEIAVKAAFAYDNEILVEQWIEGPEFTVAILGDEVLPVIQLKTPNTFYDYQAKYQSNTTEYLCPAPITDEQRQQLQAYALKAFHAVAAEGWGRVDAMLDAQGQFQLLEVNTVPGMTEKSLVPMAAHAAGYNFDTLVSKVLALAH